From a single Streptomyces sp. 1331.2 genomic region:
- the hisN gene encoding histidinol-phosphatase, whose product MADYHDDLRLAHVLADSADSVTLERFRALDLKIETKPDLTPVSDADKAAEELVRSVLQRARPRDAVLGEEFGLQGSGPRRWVIDPIDGTKNYIRGVPVWATLIALLEDGPDGMERPVVGIVSAPALQRRWWAAKDLGAFAGRSLAKASRIHVSGVSRIEDASFSYSSLSGWEERGRLDPFLDLTRACWRTRAYGDFWSYMMVAEGAVDIAAEPELSLWDMAANCVIVEEAGGRFTGLDGVPGPGGADAVASNGLLHEEALRRLSV is encoded by the coding sequence ATGGCCGACTACCACGACGATCTCCGACTCGCCCACGTCCTCGCCGACTCGGCCGACTCGGTCACCCTGGAGCGCTTCCGCGCCCTCGACCTCAAGATCGAGACCAAGCCGGACCTCACCCCGGTGAGCGACGCCGACAAGGCCGCCGAGGAGCTCGTGCGCAGCGTGCTCCAGCGCGCCCGCCCGCGCGACGCCGTCCTGGGCGAGGAGTTCGGCCTGCAGGGCTCCGGCCCGCGCCGCTGGGTGATCGACCCGATCGACGGCACCAAGAACTACATCCGCGGCGTCCCGGTCTGGGCCACCCTGATCGCCCTGCTGGAGGACGGCCCGGACGGCATGGAGCGCCCGGTGGTCGGCATCGTCTCCGCCCCCGCCCTGCAGCGACGCTGGTGGGCGGCCAAGGACCTGGGCGCCTTCGCCGGCCGCAGCCTGGCCAAGGCTTCCCGGATCCACGTCTCCGGCGTCTCCCGGATCGAGGACGCCTCCTTCTCGTACTCCTCGCTCAGCGGCTGGGAGGAGCGCGGCCGCCTCGACCCGTTCCTGGACCTCACCCGCGCCTGCTGGCGCACCCGCGCCTACGGCGACTTCTGGTCCTACATGATGGTCGCCGAGGGCGCCGTCGACATCGCCGCCGAGCCCGAGCTGTCGCTGTGGGACATGGCCGCCAACTGCGTCATCGTCGAGGAGGCCGGCGGCCGCTTCACCGGCCTGGACGGCGTCCCCGGCCCCGGCGGCGCCGACGCCGTCGCCTCCAACGGCCTGCTGCACGAGGAGGCGCTGCGCCGCCTCTCGGTCTGA
- a CDS encoding Fur family transcriptional regulator, with protein MSDLLERLRGRGWRLTSQRRVVAEVLDGDHVHLTADEVHARAVARLPEISRATVYNTLGELVALGEVLEVATDGRARRYDPNAHRAHQHLVCSGCGAIRDVHPHGDPLAALPATERFGFAVTAAEVTYRGLCPNCRP; from the coding sequence ATGAGCGACCTGCTGGAGAGACTGCGCGGACGCGGCTGGCGGCTGACCTCGCAGCGCCGGGTCGTGGCCGAGGTCCTGGACGGCGACCACGTGCACCTGACCGCCGACGAGGTGCACGCCCGCGCGGTGGCCCGGCTGCCCGAGATCAGCCGCGCCACCGTCTACAACACGCTCGGCGAACTCGTCGCCCTCGGTGAGGTCCTGGAGGTCGCCACCGACGGCCGCGCACGGCGCTACGACCCCAACGCGCACCGCGCCCACCAGCACCTGGTCTGCTCGGGCTGCGGCGCGATCCGCGACGTCCACCCGCACGGCGACCCGCTCGCCGCCCTGCCGGCCACCGAGCGCTTCGGCTTCGCCGTCACCGCCGCCGAGGTCACCTACCGCGGCCTGTGCCCGAACTGCCGCCCATAG
- a CDS encoding SEL1-like repeat protein: MRLIGKSGGKPSAAVEADTDAWAESAESPENRPGTLPAQRTSGLSERPAPGCGPDSLVHVSTRQFAAAVGAYGEPAGGESAPGAALDPAGLDPTSFETALAARESAALEARHRQAADGGDADAAGRLGTLLLRRGDLEDAEPYLRAAAAAGVRAAANNLGVLLHQQGHRGEAAQWWRQAAVAGSAPAAHALGLQLRDQGEEEAAEYWLHFAADHGHPLGAYALGDLMEHRRDVRAERWFKVSADAGHREAAYRLARMREAAGDKDTAEAWYRTAAARSHARAALRLGVLLEERSRTDQPLLEEAARWYRQAAQNGEPRAACALGFLLRDSGDTAAAADWWQEAAEAGDGNAANALGALHASRGEVKEAEHWYRAALDAGDQNGAFNLGLLCAGEGREQQAEQWYRRAAYAGHREACNALAVVLLQRGDESGAEPWFSKAAEAGSVDGAFNLGVLHAGRGEQQQAQEWYARAAAEGHGEAALQLAVAQEQRGNLSGALERYRQAAAGGSAEGAFRLASLLDRRGDADEEAEHWYALAADAGHRRAQVRMGVRAAERGALEIAESWYRRAAEAGSRSAAFNLGLLLARQDSEAEAMLWYTRAADAGHGRAALRLALLALRRGEPVQAENWCRRAIDYGPAEVAERAGRLLGALHAELSA; the protein is encoded by the coding sequence ATGAGGCTGATCGGCAAGTCAGGAGGCAAGCCCTCGGCGGCCGTCGAGGCGGACACCGACGCGTGGGCGGAGAGCGCCGAGAGCCCCGAGAACCGTCCCGGAACCCTGCCCGCCCAGCGCACCAGCGGACTGTCCGAGCGCCCCGCACCGGGCTGCGGCCCCGACAGCCTGGTCCACGTGTCCACCCGTCAGTTCGCCGCCGCCGTCGGCGCGTACGGCGAGCCGGCCGGCGGGGAGAGCGCGCCCGGCGCCGCACTCGACCCGGCGGGCCTGGACCCGACCAGCTTCGAGACCGCGCTCGCCGCCCGGGAGTCCGCCGCCCTGGAGGCCCGGCACCGGCAGGCCGCCGACGGCGGGGACGCGGACGCCGCCGGCCGGCTGGGCACCCTGCTGCTGCGCCGCGGCGACCTGGAGGACGCCGAACCGTACCTGCGCGCCGCCGCGGCCGCCGGGGTGCGCGCCGCCGCCAACAACCTCGGGGTGCTGCTGCACCAGCAGGGCCACCGGGGCGAGGCCGCCCAGTGGTGGCGCCAGGCCGCCGTCGCGGGCAGCGCGCCGGCCGCGCACGCGCTCGGGCTGCAGCTGCGCGACCAGGGCGAGGAGGAGGCCGCCGAGTACTGGCTGCACTTCGCCGCCGACCACGGGCACCCGCTGGGCGCCTACGCACTGGGCGACCTGATGGAGCACCGGCGGGACGTCCGGGCCGAACGCTGGTTCAAGGTCTCCGCCGACGCCGGGCACCGCGAGGCCGCCTACCGGCTGGCCCGGATGCGCGAGGCCGCCGGGGACAAGGACACCGCCGAGGCCTGGTACCGCACCGCCGCCGCCCGCAGCCACGCCCGCGCCGCCCTGCGCCTGGGCGTGCTGCTGGAGGAGCGCTCCCGCACCGACCAGCCGCTGCTGGAGGAGGCGGCCCGCTGGTACCGGCAGGCCGCGCAGAACGGCGAGCCGCGCGCGGCCTGCGCGCTGGGCTTCCTGCTGCGCGACTCCGGGGACACGGCCGCCGCCGCCGACTGGTGGCAGGAGGCCGCCGAGGCCGGCGACGGCAACGCGGCCAACGCGCTCGGCGCCCTGCACGCGAGCCGCGGCGAGGTCAAGGAGGCCGAGCACTGGTACCGCGCGGCACTGGACGCGGGCGACCAGAACGGCGCCTTCAACCTGGGCCTGCTCTGCGCCGGCGAGGGCCGCGAGCAGCAGGCCGAGCAGTGGTACCGCCGGGCCGCGTACGCCGGGCACCGGGAGGCCTGCAACGCGCTGGCCGTGGTGCTGCTGCAGCGCGGTGACGAGTCCGGCGCCGAGCCGTGGTTCTCCAAGGCGGCCGAGGCCGGCAGCGTGGACGGCGCCTTCAACCTCGGCGTGCTGCACGCCGGGCGCGGTGAGCAGCAGCAGGCCCAGGAGTGGTACGCGCGGGCTGCTGCCGAGGGGCACGGCGAGGCGGCGCTGCAGCTCGCCGTCGCCCAGGAGCAGCGCGGCAACCTGTCCGGGGCACTGGAGCGCTACCGCCAGGCGGCGGCCGGCGGTTCGGCGGAGGGGGCGTTCCGGCTGGCCTCGCTGCTGGACCGGCGCGGGGACGCGGACGAGGAGGCCGAGCACTGGTACGCGCTGGCCGCCGACGCCGGGCACCGGCGGGCCCAGGTGCGGATGGGCGTACGGGCGGCCGAGCGCGGGGCGCTGGAGATCGCCGAGAGCTGGTACCGGCGGGCGGCCGAGGCCGGCAGCCGCAGCGCGGCGTTCAACCTGGGGCTGCTGCTGGCCCGGCAGGACAGCGAGGCCGAGGCGATGCTCTGGTACACCCGGGCCGCCGACGCCGGGCACGGGCGGGCCGCACTGCGTCTGGCGCTGCTGGCGCTGCGCCGGGGTGAACCGGTGCAGGCGGAGAACTGGTGCCGGCGGGCGATCGACTACGGGCCGGCCGAGGTCGCGGAGCGGGCCGGGCGGCTGCTGGGCGCGCTGCACGCCGAACTGAGCGCGTAG
- the rsgA gene encoding ribosome small subunit-dependent GTPase A: protein MRRYGKDADEDDIRNRPARRGSRPRTRIRPKHEDAAEAMVLTIDRGRLTCLVDPGTKQERQVVAMKARELGRKGVVVGDVVNIVGDLSGDTDTLARIVRVEERGSVLRRTADDDDPYERIVVANAQQLAIVTALADPEPRPRLIDRCLVAAYDAGMEPLLVLTKSDLAPAASLLESYAPLGIDYVVTRRDELETTGAEAVREHLRGLSTVFIGHSGVGKTTLVNALVPDRQRQTGHVNAVTGRGRHTTVSALALRLPPPPGAKPGSKKALNPGWVIDTPGFRSFGLSHIDPSRVIHAFPDLEPGTADCPRACSHDEPDCALDAWVADGHAEAARLYSLRRLLASKEAREGD, encoded by the coding sequence ATGCGCCGCTACGGCAAGGACGCCGACGAGGACGACATCCGCAACCGCCCCGCCCGCCGGGGCTCCCGGCCGCGGACCCGGATCAGGCCCAAACACGAGGACGCCGCCGAGGCGATGGTGCTCACCATCGACCGCGGCCGGCTCACCTGCCTGGTCGACCCGGGCACCAAGCAGGAGCGCCAGGTCGTCGCCATGAAGGCCCGCGAGCTGGGCCGCAAGGGCGTCGTCGTCGGCGACGTCGTCAACATCGTCGGCGACCTCTCCGGGGACACCGACACCCTCGCCCGGATCGTCCGGGTCGAGGAGCGCGGCTCGGTGCTGCGGCGCACCGCGGACGACGACGACCCGTACGAGCGGATCGTCGTCGCCAACGCCCAGCAGCTGGCCATCGTCACCGCCCTCGCCGACCCGGAGCCACGCCCCCGCCTGATCGACCGTTGCCTGGTGGCCGCCTACGACGCGGGCATGGAGCCGCTGCTGGTGCTCACCAAGTCCGACCTCGCACCGGCCGCCTCCCTGCTGGAGTCGTACGCGCCGCTGGGCATCGACTACGTGGTCACCCGCCGCGACGAGCTGGAGACCACCGGCGCCGAGGCCGTCCGCGAGCACCTGCGCGGGCTCTCGACGGTGTTCATCGGCCACTCCGGCGTCGGCAAGACCACCCTGGTCAACGCCCTCGTCCCGGACCGCCAGCGGCAGACCGGCCACGTCAACGCGGTCACCGGCCGCGGCCGGCACACCACCGTCTCCGCGCTCGCGCTGCGCCTGCCCCCGCCGCCCGGCGCCAAGCCGGGCTCCAAGAAGGCGCTGAACCCCGGCTGGGTCATCGACACCCCGGGCTTCCGCTCCTTCGGCCTCTCGCACATCGACCCGTCCCGGGTCATCCACGCCTTCCCCGACCTGGAGCCCGGCACCGCCGACTGCCCGCGCGCCTGCAGCCACGACGAGCCGGACTGCGCGCTGGACGCCTGGGTCGCCGACGGCCACGCCGAGGCCGCCCGGCTCTACTCGCTGCGCCGCCTGCTGGCCAGCAAGGAGGCCCGCGAGGGCGACTGA
- a CDS encoding DMT family transporter: protein MAWALVVLAGLLETGFAINLKLSEGFTKLWPTVSFCVFALGSFGLLTLSLRSLPVGPAYAVWTGIGAAGTAIYGMVFLDETTSVLKLVSISLVIAGVIGLQLSGTAH, encoded by the coding sequence ATGGCATGGGCCCTGGTGGTCCTGGCCGGCCTGCTGGAGACCGGCTTCGCGATCAACCTCAAGCTCAGCGAGGGCTTCACCAAGCTCTGGCCCACCGTCAGCTTCTGCGTGTTCGCCCTCGGCAGCTTCGGTCTGCTCACCCTCTCCCTGAGGAGCCTGCCGGTCGGTCCCGCCTACGCGGTGTGGACCGGCATCGGCGCGGCCGGCACCGCCATCTACGGCATGGTCTTCCTGGACGAGACCACCTCGGTGCTCAAGCTGGTCTCGATCTCCCTGGTGATCGCCGGCGTCATCGGCCTCCAGCTCAGCGGCACGGCGCACTGA
- the aroA gene encoding 3-phosphoshikimate 1-carboxyvinyltransferase, producing the protein MTETLWPAPVATSPVDATVTIPGSKSVTNRALLLAALAEKPGWVRRPLRSRDSQLMADGLRALGVTIEEKVNNDAGGTGGGEAWRVIPAPALRGPASVDVGNAGTVMRFLPPLAVLADGPVHFDGDPRCYERPQHGVINALRALGARIDDGGRGAFPLTVHGTGSLDGGPVELDASSSSQFVSALLLSGARYNHGIEVRHVGGPVPSLPHIRMTVEMLRLAGAQVDAPEDGGEKDVWRVTPGALIGRDLVVEPDLSNAAPFFAAALVTGGRVTVRDWPKHTTQPGDQLREIYTRMGGAYEFTDEGLQFTGTGRIHGIEADLHDVGELTPVIAAVAALADSESHLYGIAHLRLHETDRLAALAKEINDLGGDVTETEDGLRIRPRPLHGGVFHTYEDHRLATAAAVLGLAVPGVEVENVATTAKTLPDFPGMWAELLGEAAADA; encoded by the coding sequence ATGACCGAGACCCTGTGGCCCGCCCCCGTCGCGACCAGCCCCGTCGACGCCACCGTCACCATCCCCGGCTCCAAGTCGGTCACCAACCGGGCCCTGCTGCTGGCGGCACTGGCCGAGAAGCCCGGCTGGGTGCGCCGCCCCCTGCGCAGCCGCGACTCCCAGCTGATGGCCGACGGCCTGCGCGCCCTCGGGGTCACCATCGAGGAGAAGGTCAACAACGACGCCGGCGGCACCGGCGGCGGCGAGGCCTGGCGGGTCATCCCCGCCCCCGCGCTGCGCGGCCCCGCCTCGGTCGACGTCGGCAACGCCGGCACGGTCATGCGCTTCCTGCCCCCGCTCGCCGTCCTCGCCGACGGCCCGGTCCACTTCGACGGCGACCCGCGCTGCTACGAGCGCCCCCAGCACGGCGTGATCAACGCCCTGCGCGCGCTCGGCGCCCGCATCGACGACGGCGGCCGCGGCGCCTTCCCGCTCACCGTCCACGGCACCGGGTCCCTCGACGGCGGCCCGGTCGAGCTGGACGCCTCCTCCTCGTCCCAGTTCGTCTCCGCGCTGCTGCTCTCCGGCGCCCGCTACAACCACGGCATCGAGGTCCGGCACGTGGGCGGCCCGGTGCCGTCGCTGCCGCACATCCGGATGACCGTCGAGATGCTGCGCCTGGCCGGGGCCCAGGTCGACGCCCCCGAGGACGGCGGCGAGAAGGACGTCTGGCGGGTCACCCCCGGCGCCCTGATCGGCCGCGACCTGGTGGTCGAGCCGGACCTGTCCAACGCCGCGCCGTTCTTCGCCGCTGCCCTGGTCACCGGCGGCCGGGTCACCGTCCGCGACTGGCCCAAGCACACCACCCAGCCCGGCGACCAGCTGCGCGAGATCTACACCCGGATGGGCGGCGCCTACGAGTTCACCGACGAGGGCCTGCAGTTCACCGGCACCGGCCGGATCCACGGCATCGAGGCCGACCTGCACGACGTCGGCGAGCTCACCCCGGTGATCGCCGCCGTCGCCGCGCTCGCCGACTCCGAGTCCCACCTGTACGGCATCGCCCACCTGCGCCTGCACGAGACCGACCGGCTCGCCGCGCTCGCCAAGGAGATCAACGACCTGGGCGGCGACGTCACCGAGACCGAGGACGGCCTGCGGATCCGCCCGCGCCCGCTGCACGGGGGCGTCTTCCACACCTACGAGGACCACCGCCTGGCCACCGCCGCCGCCGTGCTCGGCCTCGCCGTACCCGGCGTCGAGGTGGAGAACGTCGCCACCACCGCCAAGACCCTGCCCGACTTCCCCGGGATGTGGGCCGAACTGCTCGGCGAAGCGGCGGCGGACGCCTGA
- a CDS encoding UPF0182 family membrane protein: MPERSGPGFRRRVGPPSRRARVALLTLGVLAVLFLLFVMFAGFWTDWLWFRSVHYSSVFTTQLWTKIGLFAVFGLLMAVIVGFNIWLAHRLRPPLSAMSVEQQSLDRYRAGLAPFKRWALIGVSLVIGLVAGAAASGQWRTWLMWTNSTSFGEKDAQFGMDVSFYAFDLPFYEFVLGFAFSAVIVSLLTSALVHYLYGGLRLQGPGRRASAGAQGHLAVLLGVFVLLKAVAYWLDRYALAVKTGSYKGVSGWTGLRYVDANAFLPAKTILFFVAIICAVLFFLTPVRRTWAPALIGLGLMVLSAVLIGGLYPAIVQQFQVKPNEQAKETPYIQKNIDATRQAYGIADAQPTPYTPQGSTTGDALKPDAQTIADVRLLDPNIVSQTFQSLEQQRNYYAFPSTLDVDRYGKGADKQDTVIGLRELDLNGVQRNWINDHFKYTHGYGAAVAKGNQVDDKGGPVFTESGLPATGALGDYEQRIYYGEKTTTYSIVGGSNKEIDYTDTKTGQNVEYTYGGASGVSLDNPLTRAAYAVRFAEPQILYAGAITDGAKVIYNRTPKERVEKVAPWLSIDADPYPVVQGGHLVWVVDGYTTSDGFPFSSKTTLGAATKDSLTNQRGELLTVANQVNYIRNSVKATVDAYTGEVKLYQWDEKDPVLKTWMKAFPGTVEPKADIPQSLLPHLRYPQDMFKVQRDLLGQYHVTDANSFFNGSDIWQVPVDPTSDTKQVQPPYYVTLRMPDAAAASFSLTSTFVPNGRPNLAAFLAVNADPGDDYGKIRLLKMTGESGAPGPGLVQSKFNSRQEVANQIFALKSGGDTELEYGNLLTLPVGGGLLNVEPVYVRGRGAKYPTLSKVLAVYGDDNVAFEDTLEKALTKLFAGQAPPATPVAPSNPGNGTAPASPTTPTSPTAPATPAPTASATPAPGGTISPELQKALSDAAKAYSDSQTAFKNGDWVAYGNAQKALGDALKAADAARGAGPAQAPTAPATPGATPAPGTGGSGSPSPQP; encoded by the coding sequence ATGCCGGAACGCTCAGGGCCGGGTTTCCGGCGAAGGGTGGGTCCGCCCTCGCGGCGGGCGCGGGTGGCCCTGCTGACCCTGGGCGTGCTCGCGGTGCTGTTCCTGCTGTTCGTCATGTTCGCGGGCTTCTGGACGGACTGGCTGTGGTTCAGGTCGGTCCACTACTCCTCGGTGTTCACCACCCAGCTGTGGACCAAGATCGGGCTGTTCGCGGTGTTCGGCCTGCTGATGGCGGTGATCGTCGGCTTCAACATCTGGCTGGCGCACCGGCTGCGGCCGCCGCTGTCGGCGATGTCGGTGGAGCAGCAGAGCCTGGACCGCTACCGGGCCGGCCTGGCGCCGTTCAAACGCTGGGCGCTGATCGGCGTCTCGCTGGTGATCGGGCTGGTGGCAGGCGCCGCGGCGTCGGGCCAGTGGCGGACCTGGCTGATGTGGACGAACTCCACGTCCTTCGGGGAGAAGGACGCCCAGTTCGGGATGGACGTCTCCTTCTACGCCTTCGACCTGCCGTTCTACGAGTTCGTGCTGGGCTTCGCGTTCAGCGCGGTGATCGTCTCCCTGCTGACCTCGGCGCTGGTGCACTACCTGTACGGCGGGTTGCGGCTGCAGGGCCCGGGCCGGCGGGCGAGCGCGGGCGCGCAGGGGCACCTGGCGGTGCTGCTGGGCGTGTTCGTGCTGCTGAAGGCCGTGGCGTACTGGCTGGACCGGTACGCGCTGGCGGTCAAGACCGGTTCGTACAAGGGTGTTTCGGGCTGGACGGGCCTGCGTTACGTGGACGCGAACGCGTTCCTTCCGGCCAAGACCATCCTGTTCTTCGTCGCGATCATCTGCGCGGTGCTGTTCTTCCTGACCCCGGTGCGCCGCACCTGGGCGCCGGCCCTGATCGGGCTGGGGCTGATGGTGCTGTCGGCGGTGCTGATCGGCGGCCTGTACCCGGCGATCGTGCAGCAGTTCCAGGTCAAGCCGAACGAGCAGGCCAAGGAGACGCCGTACATCCAGAAGAACATCGACGCGACGCGGCAGGCGTACGGGATCGCGGACGCGCAGCCCACTCCGTACACCCCGCAGGGCTCGACCACCGGTGACGCGCTCAAGCCGGACGCGCAGACCATCGCGGACGTGCGGCTGCTGGACCCGAACATCGTGTCGCAGACGTTCCAGTCGCTGGAGCAGCAGCGCAACTACTACGCCTTCCCGAGCACGCTGGACGTGGACCGCTACGGCAAGGGCGCGGACAAGCAGGACACCGTGATCGGCCTGCGCGAGCTCGACCTCAACGGCGTGCAGCGCAACTGGATCAACGACCACTTCAAGTACACCCACGGCTACGGTGCGGCCGTCGCCAAGGGCAACCAGGTCGACGACAAGGGCGGGCCGGTGTTCACCGAGTCCGGCCTGCCCGCCACCGGTGCGCTGGGCGACTACGAGCAGCGGATCTACTACGGCGAGAAGACGACGACGTACTCGATCGTCGGCGGCTCGAACAAGGAGATCGACTACACCGACACCAAGACCGGCCAGAACGTGGAGTACACGTACGGCGGTGCCAGTGGTGTCTCGCTGGACAACCCGCTCACCCGGGCCGCGTACGCGGTGCGCTTCGCCGAGCCGCAGATCCTGTACGCGGGGGCGATCACCGACGGCGCCAAGGTGATCTACAACCGGACGCCGAAGGAGCGGGTGGAGAAGGTCGCGCCGTGGCTGTCGATCGACGCCGACCCGTACCCGGTGGTGCAGGGCGGGCACCTGGTGTGGGTCGTGGACGGCTACACCACCTCGGACGGCTTCCCGTTCTCGTCGAAGACGACGCTGGGTGCGGCGACCAAGGACTCGTTGACCAACCAGCGCGGTGAGCTGCTGACGGTGGCCAACCAGGTCAACTACATCCGCAACTCGGTGAAGGCCACGGTGGACGCCTACACCGGCGAGGTGAAGCTCTACCAGTGGGACGAGAAGGACCCGGTCCTGAAGACCTGGATGAAGGCCTTCCCGGGCACAGTCGAGCCGAAGGCGGACATCCCGCAGTCGCTGCTGCCGCACCTGCGCTACCCGCAGGACATGTTCAAGGTGCAGCGCGACCTGCTCGGCCAGTACCACGTGACCGACGCCAACTCCTTCTTCAACGGCAGCGACATCTGGCAGGTCCCGGTGGACCCGACCAGTGACACCAAGCAGGTCCAGCCGCCGTACTACGTGACGCTGCGGATGCCGGACGCCGCCGCCGCGAGCTTCTCGCTGACCAGCACCTTCGTGCCCAACGGCCGCCCGAACCTGGCGGCGTTCCTGGCCGTCAACGCGGATCCGGGCGACGACTACGGGAAGATCCGCCTGCTGAAGATGACCGGCGAGTCCGGAGCCCCCGGCCCCGGGCTGGTGCAGTCGAAGTTCAACTCCCGCCAGGAGGTGGCCAACCAGATCTTCGCGCTGAAGAGCGGCGGGGACACCGAGCTGGAGTACGGCAACCTGCTGACCCTGCCGGTCGGCGGCGGGCTGCTCAACGTCGAGCCGGTGTACGTGCGCGGGCGCGGCGCCAAGTACCCGACGCTGTCGAAGGTCCTGGCGGTGTACGGGGACGACAACGTGGCGTTCGAGGACACCCTGGAGAAGGCGCTGACCAAGCTGTTCGCCGGGCAGGCCCCGCCGGCCACGCCGGTGGCGCCGTCCAACCCGGGCAACGGGACGGCCCCGGCCTCCCCGACGACGCCGACCAGCCCGACGGCCCCGGCGACGCCCGCGCCCACCGCTTCGGCCACGCCGGCGCCGGGCGGGACGATCTCGCCCGAGCTGCAGAAGGCGCTCTCGGACGCGGCGAAGGCGTACAGCGACAGCCAGACCGCGTTCAAGAACGGCGACTGGGTGGCGTACGGCAACGCCCAGAAGGCGCTCGGCGACGCGCTGAAGGCGGCCGACGCGGCCCGCGGCGCCGGCCCGGCCCAGGCCCCGACCGCGCCCGCGACCCCGGGCGCCACCCCCGCCCCGGGGACCGGGGGCAGCGGATCGCCGAGCCCCCAGCCGTAG
- a CDS encoding catalase has translation MTTQDELRPILTTEAGAPVADNQNTETAGIGGPALIQDQLLFEKLAHFNRERIPERVVHARGAGAYGTFTVTADVTPWTRAAFLSEIGKQTEVFLRFSTVAGNLGAADAVRDPRGFALKFYTEEGNYDLVGNNTPVFFIKDAIKFPDFIHTQKRDPYTGSQEADNVWDFWGLSPEATHQVTWLFGDRGIPASYRHLNGYGSHTFQWQNEAGEHFWVKYHFKTDQGIRNLTQAEANALAGEDPDSHQRDLREAIERGEFPSWTVQVQIMPAADAATYRFNPFDLTKVWPHADYPPIEIGRLELNRNPDNVFAEVEQSVFSPAHFVPGIGPSPDKMLQGRLFAYADAHRYRVGINADHLPVNRPHATEARTNGRDGHLYDGRHGRQKNYEPNSFGGPVQTGRPLWAATAVDGSTGNHAAPSHAEDDDFVQAGTLYRLFSEDEKQRLIANLAGFIAKVSADREDIVERAIDNFRKADADYGQRLDAAVRELRKQ, from the coding sequence ATGACCACCCAGGACGAGCTGCGCCCGATCCTCACCACGGAGGCGGGTGCCCCCGTCGCCGACAACCAGAACACCGAGACCGCGGGCATCGGCGGCCCGGCGCTGATCCAGGACCAGCTGCTGTTCGAGAAGCTCGCGCACTTCAACCGCGAGCGGATCCCGGAGCGCGTGGTGCACGCCCGCGGCGCCGGGGCGTACGGCACCTTCACGGTCACCGCGGACGTCACGCCCTGGACCCGGGCGGCCTTCCTGTCCGAGATCGGCAAGCAGACCGAGGTCTTCCTGCGCTTCTCCACCGTCGCGGGCAACCTCGGCGCGGCCGACGCGGTGCGCGACCCGCGCGGTTTCGCGCTGAAGTTCTACACCGAGGAGGGCAACTACGACCTCGTCGGCAACAACACCCCGGTGTTCTTCATCAAGGACGCCATCAAGTTCCCCGACTTCATCCACACCCAGAAGCGCGACCCGTACACCGGCTCGCAGGAGGCCGACAACGTCTGGGACTTCTGGGGCCTGTCGCCCGAAGCCACCCACCAGGTCACCTGGCTGTTCGGCGACCGCGGCATCCCCGCCTCGTACCGGCACCTGAACGGCTACGGCTCGCACACCTTCCAGTGGCAGAACGAGGCCGGCGAGCACTTCTGGGTCAAGTACCACTTCAAGACCGACCAGGGCATCCGCAACCTCACCCAGGCCGAGGCCAACGCCCTCGCCGGCGAGGACCCGGACAGCCACCAGCGGGACCTGCGCGAGGCGATCGAGCGCGGCGAGTTCCCCAGCTGGACGGTGCAGGTGCAGATCATGCCGGCGGCCGACGCGGCGACCTACCGCTTCAACCCCTTCGACCTGACCAAGGTCTGGCCGCACGCCGACTACCCGCCGATCGAGATCGGCCGCCTGGAGCTCAACCGCAACCCCGACAACGTCTTCGCCGAGGTCGAGCAGTCGGTCTTCTCCCCGGCCCACTTCGTGCCCGGCATCGGCCCGTCCCCGGACAAGATGCTGCAGGGCCGGCTGTTCGCCTACGCCGACGCCCACCGCTACCGGGTCGGCATCAACGCCGACCACCTGCCGGTGAACCGCCCGCACGCCACCGAGGCCCGCACCAACGGCCGCGACGGCCACCTCTACGACGGGCGGCACGGGCGGCAGAAGAACTACGAGCCGAACAGCTTCGGCGGCCCCGTGCAGACCGGCCGCCCGCTGTGGGCCGCCACCGCCGTCGACGGCAGCACCGGCAACCACGCCGCGCCCTCGCACGCCGAGGACGACGACTTCGTGCAGGCGGGCACCCTGTACCGGCTGTTCTCGGAGGACGAGAAGCAGCGGCTGATCGCCAACCTGGCCGGCTTCATCGCCAAGGTCTCGGCCGACCGCGAGGACATCGTGGAGCGGGCGATCGACAACTTCCGCAAGGCCGACGCCGACTACGGGCAGCGGCTGGACGCGGCGGTCCGGGAGCTGCGCAAGCAGTAG